AAAGATTTACAAGAATGGCAGTTTTCAACTCAGGAGCATCGAAACAAAGCTAGCAGACGCGAAACACGTCGTTGGTTTTTCTGAAGAAGAGTTGGTCAAGCTCGAGGCGTTGAAGGCGACCTACATAAAGGCGGAAGCACAAAGGGCCAAGGGGTACTACAAGAAATCAATTCGTGAATTGGAGTCTGGGCTGCGATTGGCTTCTGACCTGTTTGGCAGCAAACATTGGCGAGTTGCAGATTTCGAATGGCGTCTGGGAATTGCTTACAAAGCAATCGGGAATCTCGAAGAGGCTGAAAAGCGATTGTCAGAGGCAGTCAAGCTAAACCGCATGGCATCGGGCGGTCCTAGCCCTGACGCAGCCAACGCCTTGTCTCAGCTATCGAACGTATACGCCAGTCAATCGGCAATTGACCAGGCAGTTGAATCTGCGAGAGACGCTCTTGATATGTTTGAGGAAACCTTGGGTGATCAACATCCTCGTTACGCGGCCGCTTTGCTGGATCTTGGAGTCCGACTAATCGACCAACGCGACTTCAAAGCAGCCGAAACAACTCTGGGACAGGCGGATTCACTTTTGCGGTGGTATCACGGTCCTCAACACCCCGAGTATTTCAGGTGTACTCAGCTGCGAGCTGAGCTATATCAGTCGATGGGCCAGTACGACAAAGCGGAAAGGTATTATCAAAGGTCGGTCACGCAACAAAAGGAGAGAGTTGGCGAAAACCACCCGGACTATGCTCGAGTCCTTGGGCGTCTCTCAGATTTCCTTCTCGAAGCAGGTGACGCAAAGCAAGCCCTTCAAATTAGCCAACAAGCCATGCTAATTATCAACGCAACGCTCGGTGACAAGCACTCTCTGTTTGCTGCCAGCTTGAACAACCAGGCAATCATCTATGTCTCACTCGGCGAATACTGGAAAGCGGAGCAAAACTATCGCAAAGTTCTAGAAATAGCCCGTGAAACAACCGGATCCAATGATTCTGAGTACGCCATAACTCTCACAAATCTTGGCATCGTCTATGAAAAAATCTCTGACTACGATCGAGCGAAAGACTTCTATTTTCAGGCTTTGCAGATTAGTGAAAGCGCCAAGGGGAAGAACAGCCTTGAGTATGCGGACAGCCTATGCATGCTCTCTGACCTGTACGTGGGGATCAATGACTTTGAAAAGGCCGAGGAGTTCCAACTGGCGGGAATGAGAATCCGAGAAAATGTTCTCAGTCCTCAAGACTATCAGATTGGGGTTTGCCACAACGACCTTGCAATCCTCTACGATTTAAAAGGAGATGCGCAGCAGGCACTCAATCACTATGAGATTGCCTTGGCTATAACCTCGGATCGTCTTGGCATTGAGTCGTATCAATACGCACAGCAGCTACGGAACTTGGCAGTGCTTCATTCTTTCCAAGGAGACAATGAACACGCAAAAGCGTTGCACAGCCAATCACTGGAAATAGTGGAACGCCTGGGCGGCAAGAAGCACCCAGAGTACGCCAACGCGGCCTATGCTTTGGCATTGGATTATCGTGAGTTGGGGCAATTCGAAATTGCGAAGACGCTTTTCATTGACAGTCTAGCACTCTCAAAAGAAATACACGGGGAACAGCACCCGGAATACCTTCGCAAGGTCCCCGGTCTTGCTTGGAACTATATCAAGCAAGGAGAAAACGCGCAGGGGCTACAGCTCTTGGAGAAGGCCCTCACCGCAGATTTGGATGCGTTCGATCGCAAGTGTGGGTTGCTTCCCGAAAGACTGCAACTGGAACACGTTGAACAGAAACGTGCCTTTCTGAACGGATTCATCACTCTCGCACTGGAACACGCTCCGGACAAGAATGTGATCGCATCTCAAGCCTTACGTTGGAAAGGTGCCGTCCGATTGAATAGCCGGAATATGAGAGTCGCGGCATCAGATCCGCAACTTAAGAAAAGGTTCGATAGTCTCCAGTCAGTTGTGCAAAGATACTCGGCTTTGGCGAATTCAGGGCCTCGGCAGTCTGACCAAGGGCAATGGAAGTTGCAGATTAATACGCTACTCGCGAAGCGAGATTCGTTGGAAGCTGACCTTATGCGAGACAGCGAAGCGTTTCGTGCATCACGAAGGCGATTTTCGACCAACGAGGTTAGAGCATCGATTCCGGAGAATGCCGTATTAGTCGATTACCACGTATTCCCTCGAAGGAACCATGGCGTAGGAATCATGTGCTCAATCGTTCCACGTGACGGCGAAATTCGTGTCATTGATTTAGGGAATGCCGCAGGAACACGTGAGGCTCTTGAGGTGTGGCGTTCCACACTTGGTCAGTCCGAAGAGTCTAAGCTCGCTGGCCAGAAATTAAGAGACCAGCTTTGGGAGCCGTTTTTTGATTTCATTGCCGACAAAACACTCATTCTCATTTCACCGGATGGACTGCTTGGTCGAGTTCCTTTTGCCGCGTTGCCTGGCCACGACCCGGAACGTTACCTGATCGAAGATCATCGCATCTCGATTATCCCTGTCCCTCAATTGTTGCCGACCTACGTCGGGCGGTCAAAGTTGCCGCCAGTTGAACGGGAACTCTTGTTGGTGGGCGACGTAGACTATGATGGGAAGTCGAAGAGTGATCCGATATCCCTTGTAGAAAGTCAACGCCCACGACGCCCCTGGGAACGGTCTGGCCAAGAAGGACGCCGCTCGTGGAGTCATCTGTCAGAAACGCGTTTAGAAGTGGACAGCATTGGTGGCGTTTATCGACGCGTTTGCCAGCCGCCGCCACAAGCTGTCGTCGATCTCCGACAAGACCGAGCGACTGAGACGGCATTTCGAGAATTCGCCCCGCAATGTAGAATTTTGCACGTGGCAACTCATGGGTACTTCGCCGCGCCGGATGTCGAGTCAGCAGTGGCTGCGCGAAGCCAGCACAACGCACTCGGCGAGCATACGAAATCAAGCCGGGGAGGCAGACGAGAGACCCTGAGAGGATTCAGTCCCGGGCTGTTGTCGGGTTTGGTTTTCGCCGGAGCCAACGAACCGTCGGAGAGCCAGGTTGATGACGGTGTGTTGACGGCCGACGAGGTTGCCTTTCTGCAATTAAATGGAGTCCAACTGGCGGTATTGTCTGCCTGTGAAACCGGTTTGGGCGAGGTTGCTGGTGGAGAAGGCTTACTGGGCCTCCAGCGTGCTTTCCAGATCGCCGGAGCCAGAACCACGATCGCCAGTCTCTGGAAGGTCAACGATGCGGCAACTCGAAGACTCATGCAGGAGTTCTATTCGAACTTGCTGGACCAGGAGATGTCCTGCATTGATGCCTTGCGCGAAGCACAGCTGTACATGTTGAACAATCCCAGCAGCATCCGGGGCGCCGCCATAGAACCCAACCGAACAGATTCCAGCCAACGCATTCCTCCATATTTTTGGGCTGCTTTTCAGCTATCAGGGGACTGGCGGTAGAACCACGGTGCGTTAACGAAACGAAACGAAATTGCAGCGTTACACATGCCTCAAACCATTCGTTGACTCAACATGGGTTCAAAATGAAATCGTTATATCTTGTCTCAATATTCGTCATGGCAACAACGGGTCTACCAGCCGACGAACCTCAGCCACAGCCACAGCCACAGCTGCAAACTGTGACTCAGTCCGGACATCCGGGCCTCGGTGGTTTTCTGACGTTTGATCCTTCCGGTACGTATCTGGCAGTGGCCAGCAAAATTTCGCCCGACGTGACGTTGTGGCACGTTCCCACACGTACATTGATGGCGCGGTTTCGTTCGGCGCGCTCATACAACGTAATGCCAACGCGGCTGGAGTTTTTGACGTCACCGGAAACGATGGTTTTGGAGTCGCCCGGCCTGATCGAATGGTGGCGTCTGGACATGAATAATCGCGGCGCAATCATGCTCAGCAGTCCCGAATTGAGGGACGGAAAGCTCATTGATACGCCCGCTGATCGCCTTGCCGCCTTTGGGGCCAGTCAGTCACGCAAGTGGAAGGCGATGAGCAGAGTCATTGACGGAGTTCAACACAGTGCTGTGTTCTCGATGGACGACAAGGTTCAACATCCGCTGCCGCTGGACATGATGCCTGATCAGTTCGGATTCTCGCACGATGACCGCCTTGTCGTCATCGTCGAGTCGTTCGCTCTGAAGGTCTGGGACTTCACGGCAGGAAAACTGGTTCGAGAAATCAAAGGTGAAAACCTGTCATTCCAATCGGCGGACTTCAGCCCGGCAGGGAAGAATTTAATGGTTCAGGCCCGCGATCAGGGCAGTCCGATTCACGCATTGTTTCGGATTTCCTCGGGGGAACGGATACTGACAGCACCGGACAATTTGCAGACTGCTCCGTTCGTCTTGTCTGCCGACGATAAGACAGCCTACACGTGTCAGCAACAGGGGCAGTCTGTTGTGATTCATGCCAAAGACCTGGACAGCGGCAGGACTCAACAATTGTTTACCGTGCCCGATAACGCAGCGGCAACGGCACTTGCCGTGCATTCTGAAATGGGAATCATTGCCCTGACATCCAACGACTATTTCGGTCAAACGGCAATCAAATTGTACGATGCAGAATCTGGTGCGGCCGTGGGAGAGCTTCGAAACCACATTGAAGCGGTGAACAACCTCTTCGTTGACTCTGCCAATAAACGGATTATCGAAAACAGCAACTCCGGCACCTATCTGTGGAATCCGGAAGTCGCTGAGCGTTCTCAGATTTCGATCGTAGCCGGTGGTCAGCTCGTCATGGCTCATAATGGCCGGCTTTTGAAATGGGGAACACCTCTCGGAAAACGAACCGTGATGGTGTCGACTTACGCGACACAGGAATCTGGCCACACTGCAGAAGTGAAACAACGGATCGAACTTTACAAAGACACCCTGAATCAGCCCAATCCGATCTTCGCAACGCCAGAAATGAGTTTCGTGGCCGCCGGTGACGGTGCAGACATCGTGTGGTGTGAGTTAAAATCAAAAACCGTGAAACGTCTGACGCGCAAGAATAAAGATGACTCGCCATCGGGCCAGATCACAAAACTGGCGGTGTCGGACGATGGCGAACGAGTGCTGATCGCTGACGCTGAGGGAAGCATCGAACGCTGGAACGTAGCGGAATCTGTCGTAGACGCCTCGGTGAGTGGTCCGTGGTACAAGTCTGCCGTCTACGAAAACGCCAGCAGTGTCTATGGAATCGTGGCGGCCGGAAACGACTTCGTTATCGCGGGAGAATTCGGCGTGTCTCGTTTCACAGACGACGGGACAGCCATTCCCATTCAGCCCTTGAATCCGTCAGCGTCGATCGTGCGAGCGGCGGACGGAACCACTTTGGCATGGATCAATTTGCGGCAGAAGGTCATCCAGATTTATGACGCAGCGAACAGCAAACTCACGACTGCCATTCCGATGACGGATTCCAGCGTCATGTCGATCACCTTCGGGCTTAACCCCAACGAACTTTACGTGCTCAAAGACGATGGATCTGCCGAACTTTGGCACGCCGATTCAGCGCAACACGTCGCAACGTTCGCGACAACACGGGCGGGCAGTTTCATCGTGTCGACGCCGGATGGGTTCTACAAGTCGGACCGCGAATCGACGGAAGGGATCGGGTTTCGCGTGGGAAGCGATATGTTTCTGGCGGAACAGTTTGACGTCTCCCGAAATCGTCCGGACATCGTACTCGAACGCATCGGCCATGCCGACGAAGAGACTCTGGACGCCTATCGGACGGTGACCCAATGGCGGCAAAAACGCGGCAACGGCAACAGCACGTCAGGCTCACTGAATGCCGCCGAGATACCAAAGATCAGTTTCGCTGAACGCCCGCCGTCCTTAACCCGAGACGCAACAGTCAGGTTTTCCATCCATGTCGATTCGGGTTTGGAGTTTGTTGAGTCTCTTCACGTGTCCGTGAATCATGTGCCAGTGATCGAGCTTCCGAAATCTCAGGTTTCAGAAACACAGTCGGCCACTGTGGACCTTGTCTCGGGCACCAATCGCATTGATGTCTGGGCAGAAACGCCGGATGGTCGTCGCGGATGGAAGACGACGCATATCGTGACCTGTCAAAAGCCAGTCGTACAAGCCAGGACCTGGTTTATCGGAATTGGAGTTTCAGACTACGACGACGACGAACACGACTTGCGTTATGCGGCGAAGGACGCCGCTGATCTGGGAGCGACTCTGAAAAACCTGTCGAATGGCCCATGTGAAGTCCAGATCATTACCGACAAACAGGCGACCCACGCGACTGTCGTCAAACGAGTGCAGGAGTCGTTGCGAAGGGCTGCCGTTCAAGACCTTGTTGTATTGTTCTTTGCGGGTC
This DNA window, taken from Fuerstiella marisgermanici, encodes the following:
- a CDS encoding CHAT domain-containing tetratricopeptide repeat protein is translated as MLDTPSLLPSSKIYPHQTNRALFRRSSVFHSSFALLVFTISSPRPTADWPVVSHQSFERTAMITYRFCTQFAVLVLLWLHSFAVAQDAKRELNAPRTDGSASQPNETDGTKTLGFLEKLLGQHHAESERRWNEAVRLRENGQLDEATRKFEQLLKFDRANHGEDSVAQVESLGELCTIADDKADYKALLNYRERQAVVAKKIYKNGSFQLRSIETKLADAKHVVGFSEEELVKLEALKATYIKAEAQRAKGYYKKSIRELESGLRLASDLFGSKHWRVADFEWRLGIAYKAIGNLEEAEKRLSEAVKLNRMASGGPSPDAANALSQLSNVYASQSAIDQAVESARDALDMFEETLGDQHPRYAAALLDLGVRLIDQRDFKAAETTLGQADSLLRWYHGPQHPEYFRCTQLRAELYQSMGQYDKAERYYQRSVTQQKERVGENHPDYARVLGRLSDFLLEAGDAKQALQISQQAMLIINATLGDKHSLFAASLNNQAIIYVSLGEYWKAEQNYRKVLEIARETTGSNDSEYAITLTNLGIVYEKISDYDRAKDFYFQALQISESAKGKNSLEYADSLCMLSDLYVGINDFEKAEEFQLAGMRIRENVLSPQDYQIGVCHNDLAILYDLKGDAQQALNHYEIALAITSDRLGIESYQYAQQLRNLAVLHSFQGDNEHAKALHSQSLEIVERLGGKKHPEYANAAYALALDYRELGQFEIAKTLFIDSLALSKEIHGEQHPEYLRKVPGLAWNYIKQGENAQGLQLLEKALTADLDAFDRKCGLLPERLQLEHVEQKRAFLNGFITLALEHAPDKNVIASQALRWKGAVRLNSRNMRVAASDPQLKKRFDSLQSVVQRYSALANSGPRQSDQGQWKLQINTLLAKRDSLEADLMRDSEAFRASRRRFSTNEVRASIPENAVLVDYHVFPRRNHGVGIMCSIVPRDGEIRVIDLGNAAGTREALEVWRSTLGQSEESKLAGQKLRDQLWEPFFDFIADKTLILISPDGLLGRVPFAALPGHDPERYLIEDHRISIIPVPQLLPTYVGRSKLPPVERELLLVGDVDYDGKSKSDPISLVESQRPRRPWERSGQEGRRSWSHLSETRLEVDSIGGVYRRVCQPPPQAVVDLRQDRATETAFREFAPQCRILHVATHGYFAAPDVESAVAARSQHNALGEHTKSSRGGRRETLRGFSPGLLSGLVFAGANEPSESQVDDGVLTADEVAFLQLNGVQLAVLSACETGLGEVAGGEGLLGLQRAFQIAGARTTIASLWKVNDAATRRLMQEFYSNLLDQEMSCIDALREAQLYMLNNPSSIRGAAIEPNRTDSSQRIPPYFWAAFQLSGDWR
- a CDS encoding caspase family protein — encoded protein: MKSLYLVSIFVMATTGLPADEPQPQPQPQLQTVTQSGHPGLGGFLTFDPSGTYLAVASKISPDVTLWHVPTRTLMARFRSARSYNVMPTRLEFLTSPETMVLESPGLIEWWRLDMNNRGAIMLSSPELRDGKLIDTPADRLAAFGASQSRKWKAMSRVIDGVQHSAVFSMDDKVQHPLPLDMMPDQFGFSHDDRLVVIVESFALKVWDFTAGKLVREIKGENLSFQSADFSPAGKNLMVQARDQGSPIHALFRISSGERILTAPDNLQTAPFVLSADDKTAYTCQQQGQSVVIHAKDLDSGRTQQLFTVPDNAAATALAVHSEMGIIALTSNDYFGQTAIKLYDAESGAAVGELRNHIEAVNNLFVDSANKRIIENSNSGTYLWNPEVAERSQISIVAGGQLVMAHNGRLLKWGTPLGKRTVMVSTYATQESGHTAEVKQRIELYKDTLNQPNPIFATPEMSFVAAGDGADIVWCELKSKTVKRLTRKNKDDSPSGQITKLAVSDDGERVLIADAEGSIERWNVAESVVDASVSGPWYKSAVYENASSVYGIVAAGNDFVIAGEFGVSRFTDDGTAIPIQPLNPSASIVRAADGTTLAWINLRQKVIQIYDAANSKLTTAIPMTDSSVMSITFGLNPNELYVLKDDGSAELWHADSAQHVATFATTRAGSFIVSTPDGFYKSDRESTEGIGFRVGSDMFLAEQFDVSRNRPDIVLERIGHADEETLDAYRTVTQWRQKRGNGNSTSGSLNAAEIPKISFAERPPSLTRDATVRFSIHVDSGLEFVESLHVSVNHVPVIELPKSQVSETQSATVDLVSGTNRIDVWAETPDGRRGWKTTHIVTCQKPVVQARTWFIGIGVSDYDDDEHDLRYAAKDAADLGATLKNLSNGPCEVQIITDKQATHATVVKRVQESLRRAAVQDLVVLFFAGHGVAEDGEYRFALHGCDFDQPDVETLTFEQIEKLLTGCKARNRIILIDSCHAGDSLPVGIRRQQTDNAAEVIPRAASIDPAPPSASAVSLRKLLLQSFAGVLSKSGAAVITASDGSQYALESARWKNGAFTYVVREGLTDRKADLNEDQQITAEELHRYVTQRVTELTQGAQIPQQKRETEFDPVILKW